The following are encoded together in the Silurus meridionalis isolate SWU-2019-XX chromosome 2, ASM1480568v1, whole genome shotgun sequence genome:
- the myoz1a gene encoding myozenin-1a, whose product MPLAGTPAPPYKKKKSTKIITDLSHITQNEYESEPEASEFDLGTKISTPKDVMLEELSLLNNKGSKMFKMRKIRVEKFIYENNPDVFNSDSTDNFQKFVPGIGGQMIDVGGRLVGGHLVGRQIVGGQIVGGSAPVPPPKPGSRGKGAGTGAGTGAEGTAGGVGSGAGKSAGSSVEILQGAESTKAAGSSKEKKRKEYIKTYVSPWERAMKGNEDLVSTMKSYMPGPCIHLELPKYKCFNRSAMPFGGFEKASQLMTFQLPDIETAAEEPEPAVVYHHDIHSRPSFNRTPIGWVGSGDTGNIHLQIDTMPFDGETDEL is encoded by the exons AGTATGAGTCAGAGCCTGAGGCCTCAGAGTTTGACTTGGGGACGAAGATCAGTACACCCAAAGACGTAATGCTGGAGGAACTGTCCCTGCTCAATAACAAGGGTTCCAAgatgtttaaaatgaggaaGATTCGTGTTGAAAAGTTCATCTATGAAAACAACCCTGATGTCTTCAACAGTGACTCAACG GATAACTTCCAGAAGTTTGTCCCTGGCATTGGAGGCCAAATGATAGATGTTGGTGGACGTCTGGTTGGCGGCCATCTTGTTGGTAGACAGATAGTTGGTGGACAGATAGTTGGTGGTTCTGCTCCTGTGCCTCCTCCCAAACCTGGCAGCCGGGGTAAAGGAGCAGGAACTGGAGCAGGAACTGGAGCAGAAGGAACAGCTGGCGGCGTGGGTTCAGGAGCAGGCAAGAGTGCTGGCTCATCAGTTGAGATCTTACAAG GTGCAGAAAGCACTAAGGCTGCTGGTTCatcaaaagagaagaaaagaaaggaatatATTAAGACATATGTTTCACCCTGGGAAAGAGCCATGAAGGGCAATGAAGACCTTGTTTCTACTATGAAATCATACATGCCAGGGCCCTGTATTCACCTTGAATTGCCCAAATACAAGTGTTTTAACAG GTCAGCAATGCCCTTTGGTGGTTTTGAGAAAGCTTCTCAACTGATGACCTTCCAGTTGCCGGATATCGAGACAGCAGCAGAAGAACCGGAGCCTGCAGTGGTGTATCATCATGACATCCACTCAAGACCCTCCTTTAACCGCACTCCTATTGGCTGGGTGGGCAGCGGAGATACAGGCAACATCCACCTGCAGATAGATACCATGCCATTCGATGGGGAGACTGATGAGCTGTGA